GATTAAAACAATAAGAGAAAATGAAAGAAAAGATTAAAGAGTGTTTTAAAGAGCCAGTACGGGGCAAAATAAATCTTTTTAATTTGTTGATAGGGGGTGTTTTAACCTTCTTCCCCATTGTAAATCTTATTCCACTTGGATATTTAACTGAAAAATTAAGAAGAAAGTTAGAAAATAAGGAAAAAGTCGTTGGATGGGAAAATTTATGGTATTTAATGAAATCAGGGTGGAATACTTTCATCTTGATTTTAGGATACTTCTGTATTGCCATTTTTTTCGTCTTTTTAGGGGTAATCTTTATATTTCCCCTTTCCAGAGGCAAAATTATGTCTATTTTTTTCTTCAGAGGCATCGTTTTAATTAATATAGGAACAATTATCTTTCTATTAGGGCTTTTTTTCCTCCCATTTTCAATACCTGTATACTTAGAAACAAAATCATTAAAAAAAGCATTTGATATAAGAGAAGTATTATCTCGCATCCTTTTAAAATTAAATGATTATCTTGTTCTATATATAACAATTATAGGAGTCATTGTTTTTTCTTTTGTAATAACATTTCTTTTACTAAACTGGGTAATGGGGTTATTATTAGGCGGTTTTTTATATTTTTATGCTGGTTCCGTCATTATAAATTTAATTTCAAAATTTTTCCCCAAAAAGTATTTTACAGTTCAACTTCCATTTTAATTTTAAATAAATAAAAAAAATTTTACTTTCAGAAATTTTTCAATAATTGATTTTTAAAACATTCTATAATTTTATTAAAATTCTCATAGTATTTCTAAAAATATAAAATCTAATTATCAATTCTTTATTATCTTAATGATTTTCAAAAGGATATAGAAAAACAGTCGGATAAGATATATTATGTTAACTTTTTATTGTTTGGCAACTTTACTAAATCAGGGAAAAATATTATTATTTGTTTTTTTTAAAAAATTTATTTTATTAAAATTTTTTCTGAGATTAATTAGAACATATTATTGAAAATCAATAACTTATGTTTCAAAAATTCTTACAAATATAATTGAAATTTCATAAAGAAAAATTAAAAGAATTGCAACAAAAGTTTGAGTAATTATATCAGTTGTAGGAGTTATTATGGCAGATAAAATAAAAGCTCCAACAATTGCATATTTCCTTTTTTGTTTTAGAAAATTTGACTTAACTAAACCAATAGCAGCCAGAGCACTAAAAAAAACTGGTAAATTAAAAACCAGTCCTAAAAGAATCATAAAAATAAGCAAAAAATTCAAATAGTACCCAATAGAAACAAAAGGAGTAAGAACTCCTTTACCAAATGAAAATAAAACCTTAATTCCAAGTGGTATAATAAAATAGAAGGTAAAAATTACCCCTGAAAAGAAAAAAATAGGAAAGAAAATGGAGATAACCTTACTTATTTTTCTCTCTTTTTCTGTAAGTGCAGGAGATACAAAGAGATACAACTGAATAATAATGTGTGGGATTGAGATAATACCCCCTATAAAAACACAAATTTTCAGTATGGAAAAAAATGGTTCAAGAGGTCTGGTAAAAATAACATTTTTTTGATATTTTTTCAGGGGTATAATCAGAAAATCCAAAATTTGGGAGGAAAAAAAGTAAGCAATTACTGAAATAAGTACCCATATAACAATTATCCAGATTATTCTTCTTCTGAGTTCTTCAAGATGTTCAATAAAAGAATATTCATTTTGATTTTTTTTCTGTGTCTTCATCCTTTTCAATCTCTTCCTTTGTCTCTTTAAGCCCTTTTTTAAATTCTCCCAATGCTTTTCCGATTGACCTACCTATTTCAGGTAATCTTTTTGCCCCAAAAAGCAATAAAATTATGAGAAGAATTAAAATAAGTTCACCCGCTCCTATATTAAACATATTACCTCCTTAAATTTTCAATCGCACTGCTCCTTTTGTTGAAATACTAATTGCACTTTCTCCAATAACAGGACAATTTTCCTCACACAATCCACAACCAATACATTTTTCATAATTAACATATGGTCTTCTTTTAAAATCAAGGAAAATTGCTCCTTCTGGACAATATTCTAAACATACAAAGCAATCTTTCTCTTCTGTCCAGACAAGACATCTTTTTTTATCAATTTCTGCTGTTCCAATTTTTAATTTTTCATCTATTTTTTTTATTGCCTGCGATGGACAAACATCTCCACATGCTAAACACATAATACATCCACCTTTTCTTGGAATAATTTCAGGAGTCCCAAATGAGAAAATATCTTTATTTATTGGTACTGAAAACAAGCAATTTGAAGGACAGACCTTAAAACACTCTCCACACCTTATACATTTATAAATAAATTCATCCTCTTCTATTGCTCCTGGTGGTCTTATAATACTCTTTTTTGAATAGGTATTTTT
The sequence above is a segment of the bacterium genome. Coding sequences within it:
- a CDS encoding 4Fe-4S dicluster domain-containing protein encodes the protein MKRREFLKNFLFISSIFLVSGRYKFKGKNTYSKKSIIRPPGAIEEDEFIYKCIRCGECFKVCPSNCLFSVPINKDIFSFGTPEIIPRKGGCIMCLACGDVCPSQAIKKIDEKLKIGTAEIDKKRCLVWTEEKDCFVCLEYCPEGAIFLDFKRRPYVNYEKCIGCGLCEENCPVIGESAISISTKGAVRLKI
- the tatC gene encoding twin-arginine translocase subunit TatC, which produces MKTQKKNQNEYSFIEHLEELRRRIIWIIVIWVLISVIAYFFSSQILDFLIIPLKKYQKNVIFTRPLEPFFSILKICVFIGGIISIPHIIIQLYLFVSPALTEKERKISKVISIFFPIFFFSGVIFTFYFIIPLGIKVLFSFGKGVLTPFVSIGYYLNFLLIFMILLGLVFNLPVFFSALAAIGLVKSNFLKQKRKYAIVGAFILSAIITPTTDIITQTFVAILLIFLYEISIIFVRIFET
- a CDS encoding DUF4013 domain-containing protein — encoded protein: MKEKIKECFKEPVRGKINLFNLLIGGVLTFFPIVNLIPLGYLTEKLRRKLENKEKVVGWENLWYLMKSGWNTFILILGYFCIAIFFVFLGVIFIFPLSRGKIMSIFFFRGIVLINIGTIIFLLGLFFLPFSIPVYLETKSLKKAFDIREVLSRILLKLNDYLVLYITIIGVIVFSFVITFLLLNWVMGLLLGGFLYFYAGSVIINLISKFFPKKYFTVQLPF
- a CDS encoding twin-arginine translocase TatA/TatE family subunit, which translates into the protein MFNIGAGELILILLIILLLFGAKRLPEIGRSIGKALGEFKKGLKETKEEIEKDEDTEKKSK